The DNA region GGCCTCCCCTACCTTTCTCCCCCTCTCCAACCTCGACTCGCAGTGTCCAGCTCTCATGTACTTGGTCTTCTTCTACAGGGAACCCGTtccggcttcttcttcttcttcctcctcccttttCTCTTCCTTAAAAAGGGGCCTCGAGGAGGCCTTGGCTTCCTGGTACCCTGCTGCCGGCCGCCTCCGCCTTTCCTCCCACTCGGGGAAGTTCACCCTCGCCTGCAGAAACGGCACTGGTGCACTCCTCCTCCAGGCTTCCACCACCGCAAGGATTTCTGACCTGGGGGACCTCTCCCAGCCAAACAACTTCGTCGACCGTCTCGTCTTCAGGCCGCCCCTGAATGCCTCCCTCGAAGACACACCTCTAGTTGTCGGTCAGGTCTATCTTAAGTCTTAACTACAAGAATAATACTCCTTAATTAAAGtctatacataaatataaaatatttttattgtataTTTTTAATGACACTATCTATAAACGCCCTGTAAAATAAAATAGCTCTTCTGATATTTTACATGCCTTGCATTAATTCTTTTTTATTACCTTTATATATGATCACTTTGTTTTGCGAATTAAGGTGACAAAGTTTGGGTGCGGAGGGTACGCTATCGGCGTGGGGACAAACCATGCCTTGTTCGACGGGGTGGCGAACTATAACTTCTTGAATGCATGGGCAGGCAGGGCGGCGGGGAGGAGGCTGCAGGCGATGCCGCCGGGGCAGGCTGAGCCAGTGCATGATAGAGGGAGGCTCTTGGAACTGCATGGTCACCAGCATGGCCATGATGATGATCCAGCTGAGTTTATGGCCATTGATCATCTTCACCAGCTCATCAAACAGAAACAGGATCCAATTATATTAAGAAATGGTGAAGAGAAGCTTGTGCTGAGGACCTTCTCTGTGGAGTGTGCCATGGTGAGCAGGCTCAAGAGCAAGGCCATGAGTGGTGGCACTGCTAATTGCTCTTCATTTGAGGTGGTGGCAGCTCACATGTGGaaggtaattaattaatttaacatttttgttttatattttaataattaatgttTCTTTCAATTATATATACGGATTTGTTATGTTGTCCGATTTCATGTCTACTCCCGTGTTTGACTGAGTGTGCGGAACATCTGAAAGTGATCTGAATGACCAAAAGTCTGAGTAAGTCACGGATGtgtgcatatatatataattataatctttactttcttattatttttaaatGGGCTGTTGTTAAATGATTCAAAATTGTATTAAGAGTAAATAAAGCATaatatatttgaattttctttataTGATAATTGTTTGGTAGCTAATCATTTGCTACCATTGATCACCTTTAAATATTTTACACACTACATTATAT from Zingiber officinale cultivar Zhangliang chromosome 4B, Zo_v1.1, whole genome shotgun sequence includes:
- the LOC121976050 gene encoding brassinosteroid-related acyltransferase 1-like — encoded protein: MASCKRDQEQHYHEVFITKTVTIQPPPLVASPTFLPLSNLDSQCPALMYLVFFYREPVPASSSSSSSLFSSLKRGLEEALASWYPAAGRLRLSSHSGKFTLACRNGTGALLLQASTTARISDLGDLSQPNNFVDRLVFRPPLNASLEDTPLVVGQVTKFGCGGYAIGVGTNHALFDGVANYNFLNAWAGRAAGRRLQAMPPGQAEPVHDRGRLLELHGHQHGHDDDPAEFMAIDHLHQLIKQKQDPIILRNGEEKLVLRTFSVECAMVSRLKSKAMSGGTANCSSFEVVAAHMWKARTKALNIPNHRTVCLQFTVDARGRMHPPLPPSFAGNAFVLSSLLCTAAELDRLPLAALVLRIQAAKRAVTHAYVARYIAALGEAPRTSLPPLPELTMVSDWTKTPYHRVDFGAGEAAYVAPLATPMPQAAYFMQSPGEAGSVDVRIGLPEKTLSAFETYFLHGF